One Methylophilus sp. TWE2 DNA segment encodes these proteins:
- a CDS encoding GntR family transcriptional regulator — translation MLRPWHYSLVLDKNSPSSIHQQLTEHFRSMIEGGSWLGGSALPSSRDIAQRLGINRKTVSRVYEELAAQGLIYTQPKRGTFVSENPHHILLAPQSPANVPSITNTVASSIQQLIQKACIYHFRRVALHIHKLRPQDYDVTGLFDLKNMLANLLAHERRYLVSPEHIACGHWPALQTALVHSLNLGQGYLLVDHTVSPALELRLRRQGVAVLRLPEMNVGQVRLFIEQVEKYCINYPVAAIWCDSASLIQQQHAEAEQALLLQKLSDYHLLLIDDQRHRLPDLQDDMSLSTKYAKSYLLGSLYGNHCDMFNLTYVASNLGFSEDFLNELNEEHQPALLNMLAQSELIKRGEYKKLLSTIQRLLP, via the coding sequence GTGCTAAGACCCTGGCATTATTCTCTGGTTCTGGATAAGAATTCCCCCTCCTCCATCCACCAACAATTGACCGAACATTTCCGCAGCATGATTGAAGGTGGATCCTGGCTGGGGGGTAGCGCCCTGCCCAGCTCCCGCGATATTGCCCAGCGCTTGGGCATCAACCGAAAAACTGTTTCACGGGTGTATGAAGAGCTGGCTGCTCAAGGACTTATTTATACGCAGCCCAAACGAGGCACGTTTGTTTCTGAAAATCCGCATCACATTCTTTTAGCTCCGCAAAGCCCGGCGAATGTCCCCTCTATCACAAACACTGTGGCCAGCAGTATTCAGCAATTAATACAAAAGGCCTGCATTTACCACTTCCGTCGCGTAGCCTTGCATATACATAAGCTGCGTCCGCAAGATTATGATGTCACCGGTTTATTCGACCTGAAGAATATGCTGGCAAACTTGCTGGCCCATGAACGCCGTTACCTGGTCTCGCCAGAACACATTGCCTGTGGTCATTGGCCCGCCCTACAAACTGCACTGGTCCATAGCCTCAACCTTGGTCAAGGATACTTGCTGGTTGATCATACCGTCAGTCCTGCTTTGGAGTTGCGCCTGAGAAGACAAGGCGTCGCGGTCCTGCGCCTACCGGAAATGAATGTTGGACAAGTGAGACTCTTTATTGAACAGGTTGAAAAATATTGTATCAATTACCCGGTAGCCGCTATCTGGTGTGATAGCGCCAGCCTCATTCAGCAGCAACATGCAGAAGCCGAACAAGCGCTATTGTTGCAAAAACTGTCTGACTACCATCTCTTGCTGATTGACGATCAGCGTCACCGCCTCCCTGATCTGCAAGACGACATGTCTTTGTCAACCAAATATGCGAAAAGTTACTTGCTCGGCAGCTTGTATGGCAACCATTGCGATATGTTCAACCTGACTTATGTAGCCAGCAATTTAGGGTTCAGCGAGGATTTTCTGAATGAATTAAATGAAGAGCATCAACCGGCATTGCTTAATATGCTGGCGCAAAGTGAACTGATCAAGCGAGGCGAATATAAAAAATTGCTGTCAACCATTCAGCGCTTGTTGCCATAA
- a CDS encoding PepSY domain-containing protein codes for MQVKASILVAAVCGLLSGQAFADHETIKPKAYDSLGKCVKAALSKHDGKIVKVEAKSERKQLVYEFDVQSNDGKAWDIECNAKTGKITEIEEEVAADDERFKALAKVTEDDAKATALAAHPGKVVEVEYELEPDGKASYEFDILEADNEEVKVEVDASSGKIVETSYEVYQIGQE; via the coding sequence ATGCAAGTTAAAGCGTCAATTCTGGTAGCCGCGGTATGCGGTTTGTTGTCCGGTCAGGCATTCGCTGACCATGAAACCATCAAGCCAAAGGCTTACGACAGCCTGGGTAAGTGCGTGAAAGCAGCCTTGTCCAAACACGACGGCAAAATTGTCAAGGTGGAAGCCAAGTCAGAGCGTAAGCAATTAGTATACGAATTTGATGTGCAATCCAACGATGGCAAAGCATGGGATATTGAGTGCAATGCAAAAACAGGCAAGATTACAGAAATAGAAGAAGAAGTTGCGGCGGATGACGAAAGATTCAAGGCACTGGCTAAAGTGACTGAAGATGACGCCAAGGCCACTGCACTGGCAGCGCATCCTGGCAAGGTGGTTGAAGTTGAATATGAGCTCGAGCCAGATGGCAAAGCATCTTACGAATTTGACATTCTGGAAGCCGACAACGAAGAAGTAAAAGTCGAAGTGGATGCTAGCAGCGGTAAAATCGTAGAAACCAGTTACGAAGTGTACCAAATCGGTCAGGAGTAA